Proteins co-encoded in one Medicago truncatula cultivar Jemalong A17 chromosome 8, MtrunA17r5.0-ANR, whole genome shotgun sequence genomic window:
- the LOC11422014 gene encoding seed linoleate 9S-lipoxygenase has protein sequence MFGIFDKGQKIKGTVVLMPKNVLDFNAITSIGKGGVLDAAGNLIGGVTSIVGGVVDTATAFLGRNVSMQLISATKTDASGKGLVGKETFLSKHLPQLPTLGARQDAFSIFFEYDANFGIPGAFYIRNYTQAEFFLVRVTLEDIPNRGSVQFDCNSWVYNFKSYKNNRIFFTNDAYLPSQTPAPLNHFREEELQNLRGDGTGERKEWDRIYDYDVYNDLGNPDGGDALVRPILGGSSTHPYPRRVRTGRKPTRKDLKSEKPGAIYVPRDENFGHLKSSDFLMYGIKSLSQDVLPLLQSVIFDLNFTPNEFDSFDEVRGLFEGGIKLPTDILSQISPLPALKEILRTDGEQALKFPPPQVIRVSKSAWNTDEEFGREMLAGVNPNVIRLLQEFPPKSTLDATVYGDQNSTITKEHLETNLGDITVEEALDGKRLFLLDYHDAFMPYLERINLNAKAYATRTILFLQDDGTLKPLAIELSLPHSNGVQYGAESKVFLPAHEGVESTIWMLAKAHVIVNDSCYHQLMSHWLNTHAVMEPFIIATNRHLSVLHPINKLLFPHYRDTININGLARQALINAGGIIEQTFCPGPNSIEISSAVYKNWVFTDQALPADLIKRGLAVEDPSSPHGLRLVIEDYPYAVDGLEIWDAIKAWVQDYVSLYYPTDEAVQKDTEIQKWWKEAVEKGHGDLKDKPWWPKMQTVQDLVQSCSIIIWTASALHAAVNFGQYPYGGYILNRPTISRRFIPEPGTPEYDEMVKSPQKAYLRTITPKYQTLVDLSVIEILSRHASDEVYLGENNNKFWTSDTRAVQAFQKFGSKLTEIEGKITKRNNESSLRNRTGPVQLPYTLLLRSSEEGLTFRGIPNSISI, from the exons ATGTTTGGCATCTTTGACAAGGGCCAAAAAATCAAGGGGACTGTGGTGTTGATGCCCAAAAATGTTTTGGACTTCAACGCCATAACGTCCATCGGTAAAGGCGGTGTCCTCGACGCTGCCGGAAATTTGATCGGAGGAGTCACCAGCATTGTTGGTGGAGTTGTTGACACTGCCACTGCCTTCTTAGGCCGTAATGTCTCTATGCAGTTGATTAGTGCTACAAAGACTGATG cAAGTGGAAAGGGACTAGTTGGAAAGGAAACATTTTTGAGCAAACATCTTCCTCAATTACCAACTTTGGGAGCAAGACAAGATGCATTCAGTATTTTCTTTGAATATGATGCTAACTTTGGAATCCCAGGAGCattttacataagaaattatACACAAGCTGAGTTCTTCCTTGTTAGGGTGACCCTTGAAGATATTCCTAATCGTGGAAGTGTTCAATTTGATTGTAATTCATGGGTTTACAACTTCAAAAGCTACAAAAACAATCGCATCTTCTTCACCAATGAT GCGTATCTTCCAAGTCAAACACCAGCTCCATTAAATCACTTTAGAGAAGAAGAGTTGCAGAATCTAAGAGGAGATGGAACCGGAGAACGCAAAGAATGGGATAGGATATACGattatgatgtttataatgaTCTCGGAAATCCTGATGGTGGCGACGCCCTTGTTCGTCCAATCCTTGGAGGATCTAGCACCCATCCCTACCCTCGTAGGGTTAGAACTGGTAGAAAACCAACTAGAAAAG ATCTTAAGAGTGAGAAACCTGGTGCCATTTATGTTCCAAGAGATGAAAATTTTGGTCACTTGAAGTCATCAGACTTTCTTATGTATGGAATAAAGTCATTGTCACAAGACGTTTTGCCTTTGTTACAATCTGTAATTTTTGATCTGAATTTCACCCCGAATGAGTTTGATAGCTTCGATGAAGTGCGTGGACTTTTCGAAGGTGGAATTAAGCTTCCTACAGATATACTCAGCCAAATCAGCCCCTTGCCAGCCCTTAAGGAAATCCTCCGCACAGACGGTGAACAAGCCCTTAAGTTTCCACCACCTCAAGTAATTAGAG TTAGCAAGTCTGCATGGAATACTGATGAAGAATTTGGAAGAGAGATGCTTGCTGGTGTAAATCCTAATGTGATTCGTCTTCTTCAA GAGTTCCCACCAAAAAGCACACTAGATGCCACTGTCTATGGTGATCAAAATAGCACAATAACAAAAGAACACTTAGAGACTAATCTTGGTGATATCACAGTAGAAGAG GCACTTGATGGAAAGAGATTATTCCTCTTAGATTACCATGATGCATTCATGCCATATTTGGAGAGGATAAATTTAAATGCAAAAGCTTATGCTACAAGGACAATCTTGTTTTTGCAAGATGATGGGACTTTGAAGCCATTAGCCATCGAATTAAGCTTGCCACACTCAAATGGGGTCCAATATGGTGCTGAAAGCAAAGTATTCTTGCCTGCACATGAAGGTGTTGAAAGTACAATTTGGATGTTGGCAAAGGCTCATGTAATTGTAAATGACTCATGCTATCATCAACTCATGAGCCATTG GTTGAATACTCATGCAGTGATGGAACCATTCATCATAGCAACAAATAGACATCTAAGTGTACTTCACCCGATTAATAAGCTTTTATTCCCCCATTACCGTGACACAATAAATATCAATGGACTTGCTCGACAAGCTCTAATCAATGCTGGCGGCATTATAGAGCAAACATTTTGTCCAGGACCAAATTCCATTGAGATTTCTTCTGCAGTTTACAAGAATTGGGTTTTCACTGATCAAGCATTACCAGCTGATCTTATCAAGAG AGGATTAGCTGTTGAGGATCCCTCTTCCCCTCACGGCCTTCGACTTGTGATAGAGGACTACCCTTATGCTGTTGATGGACTAGAAATATGGGATGCTATTAAGGCATGGGTCCAAGACTATGTCTCCTTATACTATCCAACAGATGAGGCGGTGCAAAAAGACACTGAAATTCAAAAATGGTGGAAGGAAGCTGTAGAAAAGGGTCACGGTGACTTGAAAGACAAGCCATGGTGGCCTAAGATGCAAACTGTTCAAGACTTGGTTCAATCTTGCTCCATTATTATATGGACTGCTTCTGCTCTTCATGCAGCTGTTAATTTCGGACAATATCCTTACGGAGGATATATCCTGAACCGTCCAACAATTAGTAGAAGATTTATTCCGGAGCCAGGAACTCCGGAATACGATGAGATGGTGAAAAGTCCTCAAAAGGCGTATTTGAGAACTATTACACCAAAGTATCAAACCCTTGTTGATCTTTCTGTGATCGAGATATTGTCAAGACATGCGTCCGATGAAGTGTATCTTGGAGAGAATAATAACAAGTTTTGGACATCTGATACAAGGGCAGTTCAAGCTTTCCAAAAGTTTGGAAGCAAACTAACTGAAATTGAAGGGAAAATCACTAAGAGGAACAATGAGTCTAGTTTGAGAAACCGCACCGGACCAGTGCAATTGCCCTACACTTTGCTACTTCGTTCAAGTGAAGAAGGTTTAACATTCAGAGGAATTCCCAACAGTATCtctatttag